The window GCGGTCTTCGTCGGCTTCACGATGCTCGCTCTCGCCGCCTACGTGGCTGGCCGCGCCGTCTACGACCTCGTGACGCAGTCGGAGCCCGACGAGTCGTACCTTGGCATCGGCATCGCTGCCGCCTCCGTGGTCGCCATGCCGGTGCTATCGCGCATGAAGCACGACATAGCTCACAAGATCGGGAGCCGCGCCCTGGAGGCCGAGTCACGGGAGACGCTCGTATGCAGCTATCTCTCCGCAGCGCTCCTCATTGGTCTGGCTGCGAACGCGGCCCTCGGCTGGTGGTGGGCGGACCCCGTTGCGGCGCTGGTCATGGTCGGCCTCATTACGCGCGAGGGCTGGGAGGCCGTGACGCGACGCGAGCTTTGCTGCGTCGACTGACACTCCGTGCGGCTAGGCCGTCTGCTCCTCATAATGGGAACGGAAGATGATGCAGTGGCCCCCTAGATGCGACCGCTGCCGGCGAGAGATTGACGACTGGTCGAGCGCCGGCCTTTACGGCAAGGGCTGGCTCCACAAGAGTTGCTGGAGCGAGCTCTTTCGCGAGGCCCAGTCCCTGGGCCGGGCCGTCCCTGAGCTCCGGTCGCCGGTCGAGCGCAGTGCCCAGCTCGAGCTGCCGATGATGGTCTTCCTGCTGCTGTTCCATTTCGGGCTCGCCGCCGCCGTCGGTGGTTGGTTCCTGCTCACCCAAACGGACGAGAGCCGCACGGCCGGCGTAATCATCCTGGTCGGCGGCCTGATATCGCCGCTTGTGGGCGCCGCGGGCGCGGCCCTGAACATCCTCAGCCGACGGCGTATCGAAGTCATACGCCAGACGCTCGACCTCCAGGGCGGCTGGAAGCCGGGGCGCTGACGATGCCTCCGGTGTTGCACTCTGGGCACCCGGTCACCTGGAGTGCCTGGCACTTCGAGCCCACCGCCGTGGGCATCGCTTTCGTGGTCCTGGGGCTGTACGTGGCAGGCCTCCGCCACGCGGGCGCGCCCTTCGAGGCCTGGCGGCCCGCTGCCTTCCTGGCCGGCGGCGGCCTGATGCTGGCTGCGCTGCTCTCCCCGCTGGACGCCGCTTCCGACCGCCTGCTCTCCATGCACATGCTGCAGCACGTGTTCCTCACCAGCATCGGTCCGCCGCTGGTGCTGCTCGGCATCCCGGCTCAAACGCTGCGCTGGCTCCTTCCGCAGGGCAGCCCTGGCTTCAAGGCAGCGGCTCTCCTGACCATGCCCTTCGTGGCGGCGGCCGCGTTCATCCTGAACATGTGGCTCTGGCACATCCCGCCCATCTATGAGGCGGCGCTCACGGACCTGAACGTGCACGTAGCGATGCATGTGGCCTTCATGGCCACCGGCCTACTCTTCTGGTGGCCGATCGTCGCTCCCTACCCGGAGCTCTCGACGGCGGGCCCGGGCGCGCGCCTGCTGTACCTCTTCGTTAGCGGCTTCCCCATGGGCTTGCTGGCCCTGCTCCTGCTTTCGTCAGAAGTCATCATCTACGACTTCTACCAGGACCAGCCGTCACGGCTCTGGGGCCTCTCCGCGCTCGAGGACCAGCAAATCGCCGGTGTCATCATGGGCAGCCTGGGCGAGGTCGCCAGCTTCGTCGCTTTCACGCTGATATTCGTCCGCTACTTCCTTACCGACCGTGAGGAGCTGGGCATCACGCCGAACGCGTAGCGCGGAGCACCCGGCCCCGTGCTGCCTGCTCCTTCCCGCTGCCACGCTCCGCCGTGCCCTCGAATCCGCCGTGCTTCCCACCCTTGATATGGACAACCCGCAGCCGCGGGCCTAAAGTACGCTCGCGAATCCAAGGGAGGGGCATATGGACCTGAACGCCGTTCCGCCTGAGTTGCTCGGGATCATCATGGCGAGCACGATTTCAGACGACGACAAGTCCGCCATCAACAACTTCTTCGCGAACCTGGACGAAGCCCGCAGGCCGGAGATCATGCGCGAGATCAGGAGCCGCGGCAACTGGCAGGACAAGATCAAGTACTGCCTGGAGCAGGCCAGGGCGGCGACGGTCTAGCGCTCCAACCGGTACACCTCAATGGGCCCGTAAGGCGGCCCTGCCACTGTCGCGACCAGCCTGCCCTTCTGCGTCAGGTAGCGCTGAAAGCGCTCGCTGTCGGCCGGGGTGAGCTTCGCGAGGATCTCCTTCGTGAGCGGAGACAGTAACAGGTAGTCGGCGTTGAGCCGGCCCATCGCGCCCTCGATGTCCGTCGTTTCGCCGCGCGAGATCTCCGGGTTGGTCCAGTAGAAGAGGAGAAGGAGGCTGCGGGTCTCCAGGTCCGGCAGGGCAAGCCACATCCTGTTGTCGGTGACGACTCGCGAACCCGCTGGCACGACCTCCCGCACCGCGTCGCCGACCGTCGCATAGACGGTCGCGTTGCGCGCGTCCGAGACGTTGCGGATGCCGACGGCGGCGCCCTCGGCGGCGACCATGAGCGCTGCCAGGAGCACGGCGATAGAAGCCGCGCGCCCCATGGGTCTCGAGGGCGGGCGCCAGGAGAGGAGGGCGCGTCCCCCTTCCGCGAGGGCGACGCAGAGGAACGGCACGGCGATCACCCAGTACACGAAGCGCTTCGTGGACTCGAAGAGGGCGAACTCGAGCACCAGGCAGCCGAGCACCAACGCGAGCAGCCTGTGCGGCGCCGAGCCCCGGCGTGCCCGTACCGCCGCATAGGCCAGCGCCGCCGGACCCGCGATCAGGAGGGTTAGGCGGGCCGAGGGCCGCTCGAAGAGCTCGGCCGGGGACATGGACGTATCGATGTCGAGCGCGAGGTCGTAGCGGTCTGCCTCCGAGACGAGGTTGTCGATGTAGAACTGCGGCGAGAAGAAGTCGCTGCGCTGCTCGACGGTGCGTGCTTGCCCGCGGAAGTCCTCCCAGTCTTGCGCGGCGTAGACGAAATACGGCACGAACGGGAGGGCGGTGCAGGCGGCGAAGAGGGCCGCGTGGAGGACGCGGCGCCGGGCAGCCGCGGGAGTCGTGAGCAGGAAGAGAGCTAGAGGGACTACGAAGAAGGCGGCGACGAATTGCGTCAGGCAGCCAAGGCCGAGGACAATCCCGGCGCCAGCCGCATCTGCAGGTCCGGGCGAGCCGCCCCTGCGAAGGAGGACCAGGGCCGCGCCCACCGCGAAGGGCGTGGCAACGAGGTCATAGCGGACCGTCGCCCCGAGGTCGGTCAGGGTCAGGCCGGTGAAAGGTGTAAGGTTCAAGCGCAGCAGGACGAGTAGCGCCGCCGCGCCGGCGCCGGCCCATCTCCCCGCCGTCCGCGAGCCCAGCAAGTAGGTCAGGAGGAGCAGCGCTCCGCCGAAAAACGCGCTCGTCAGGCGCGCCTGTTCCAGGCCCGCGCCGAAGACTTCGAAGACGCCGGCCAGTACGAGGTGGTGCAGGGGCAGGTTGAAGTAGTAGTGCCTGTCGGCGCCGAAGAAGCCGGCGAAGAGGTCTGACCCGAAGACGCCCTCTTCGGCCAGCTTCGTCGAGGCGGATACGATCCAGCCCTCGTCGCCGCCCGCGATCGGATGGTTGCCTATGTTGGGCAGAGTCGTCGCGGCGTAGAACAGCG of the Dehalococcoidia bacterium genome contains:
- a CDS encoding cytochrome c oxidase assembly protein; protein product: MLHSGHPVTWSAWHFEPTAVGIAFVVLGLYVAGLRHAGAPFEAWRPAAFLAGGGLMLAALLSPLDAASDRLLSMHMLQHVFLTSIGPPLVLLGIPAQTLRWLLPQGSPGFKAAALLTMPFVAAAAFILNMWLWHIPPIYEAALTDLNVHVAMHVAFMATGLLFWWPIVAPYPELSTAGPGARLLYLFVSGFPMGLLALLLLSSEVIIYDFYQDQPSRLWGLSALEDQQIAGVIMGSLGEVASFVAFTLIFVRYFLTDREELGITPNA
- a CDS encoding cation transporter, which produces MAAIVEVRRLERRGVVLEAFGIAYNLLEGALSIGAGVLAGSVALVGFGADSAIEVSASVVVLVHLLRRDGDRQAAWEGRLAVFVGFTMLALAAYVAGRAVYDLVTQSEPDESYLGIGIAAASVVAMPVLSRMKHDIAHKIGSRALEAESRETLVCSYLSAALLIGLAANAALGWWWADPVAALVMVGLITREGWEAVTRRELCCVD
- a CDS encoding glycosyltransferase family 39 protein, yielding MKRTLDYVRRREGPFVAAVLAAVALFYAATTLPNIGNHPIAGGDEGWIVSASTKLAEEGVFGSDLFAGFFGADRHYYFNLPLHHLVLAGVFEVFGAGLEQARLTSAFFGGALLLLTYLLGSRTAGRWAGAGAAALLVLLRLNLTPFTGLTLTDLGATVRYDLVATPFAVGAALVLLRRGGSPGPADAAGAGIVLGLGCLTQFVAAFFVVPLALFLLTTPAAARRRVLHAALFAACTALPFVPYFVYAAQDWEDFRGQARTVEQRSDFFSPQFYIDNLVSEADRYDLALDIDTSMSPAELFERPSARLTLLIAGPAALAYAAVRARRGSAPHRLLALVLGCLVLEFALFESTKRFVYWVIAVPFLCVALAEGGRALLSWRPPSRPMGRAASIAVLLAALMVAAEGAAVGIRNVSDARNATVYATVGDAVREVVPAGSRVVTDNRMWLALPDLETRSLLLLFYWTNPEISRGETTDIEGAMGRLNADYLLLSPLTKEILAKLTPADSERFQRYLTQKGRLVATVAGPPYGPIEVYRLER